One window of Papaver somniferum cultivar HN1 chromosome 9, ASM357369v1, whole genome shotgun sequence genomic DNA carries:
- the LOC113312962 gene encoding uncharacterized protein LOC113312962 codes for MQRPQQETQGTSVDAKFTLMMQSMQEISKTMQGFNQFQQKSEMAMRDVQNQVSQLANDMNQLKAQAAGKLPLQPLNHKETVVIELRSGKQVEKPTTSSEAHEPDLEKEKDETVPKKTDSVNSNSKPLVSNYVTPPRFSSRFAKSKKETLDKEIWEIFKKIEVNIPLIKAIRQVPRYAKFLKELCTNKHKLTGNEVISVGDNALAYLQKKLPPKLKDPGSFTTPCTIGKKRFTKALLDFGAYISVMSASIYESLNLGPLKSTIIVIQLVDRSNVYPKEVVENVLVQVNELIFPVDFYVLDMSDENSSSSTPLMLGRPFMRNARTKIDVFEGTLTMEFDGEVVRFNSFEVMRYPSDVHSCFVVEETDPG; via the coding sequence ATGCAAAGACCACAACAAGAAACTCAAGGTACAAGTGTGGATGCCAAGTTTACTCTTATGATGCAAAGTATGCAAGAGATTTCAAAGACAATGCAAGGGTTCAACCAATTCCAGCAGAAATCCGAGATGGCTATGAGAGATGTGCAAAACCAAGTTAGTCAATTGGCTAATGATATGAATCAACTCAAAGCACAAGCAGCTGGAAAACTTCCTTTGCAACCACTGAATCATAAAGAGACTGTcgttattgaattacgaagtggAAAGCAAGTAGAGAAACCGACAACATCATCGGAGGCccatgaacctgatttagagaaAGAAAAGGATGAAACAGTCCCTAAAAAGACTGATTCGGTAAATTCTAActctaaacctcttgtttctaATTATGTTACTCCTCCACGTTTTTCTAGCAGGTTTGCAAAATCTAAGAAGGAGACATTGGACAAAGagatttgggaaatcttcaagaagATCGAAGTGAACATTCCATTAATTAAGGCGATAAGGCAGGTTCCTCGCTATGCAAAGTTCTTgaaggaattgtgcactaacaagcacaaatTGACTGGTAATGAGGTAATAAGTGTGGGGGATAATGCTTTGGCATAtcttcaaaagaaactcccacctaaattgaaagACCCCGGAAGTTTTACTACAccttgcacaattggtaaaaAAAGGTTTACAAAAGCTTTGCTAGATTTTGGAGCATATATTAGTGTCATGTCTGCTTCAATTTATGAATCTTTAAATCTTGGTCCTCTCAAAAGTACCATCATAGTTATTCAACTTGTCGATAGATCTAATGTCTACCCGAAAGAGGTTGTTGaaaatgttttggtgcaggtcaATGAGCTTATATTTCCTGTCGACTTCTATGTTCTTGATAtgagtgatgaaaactcatcctCGTCTACACCTTTGATGTTGGGTAGACCATTTATGAGAAATGCTAGAACGAAGATAGATGTATTTGAAGGTACCTTGACAATGGAATTTGATGGAGAGGTCGTTCGCTTCAACAGCTTTGAGGTGATGAGATACCCGAGTGATGTGCACTCATGTTTTGTTGTGGAGGAAACTGACCCTGGCTAA